The DNA region ATGGAGCTATATAATCCCTTAAAAGACGGGTCTAATATAATgtatgtaacacacacacaacacgtaACACtccattcctccatccatccattttctgagccgctagggtcgcaggtgtgctggagcctatcccagctatcattgggcaggaggtggggtacaccccaaactggttgccagccaatcgcagggcacatacagacaaacaaccattcgcactcccattcacacctacgggcaatttagagtcttcaattaacctaccatgcatgtttttgggatgtgggaggcaaccggagtgcctggagaaaacccatgcaggcacacggagaacatgcaaactccacacaggcgggaccggggattgaaccccgctcctcagaactgtgaggcagacgctctaaccagtcgttcaccgtgccgccaattattactcattcacttttttttttgctttgtcaaaGTTAGAGCCCTTCATTATAATAAATTCTGTGACTtgtttctttgttctttttttttattttttagaaaaagtcGTGCCCTTCCTGAGCCGTCCATCTTTACCAGCCCTGCTCCTTCCAAATGGACAGCACCTTTTTGGCCCCAACGCCATATGCCGGTCAGTAATGTACAGTTCTGCCTGCAAAGtcaatgaatgaatttattccTGAGGATCTAAATTCTGCTCATATTTCTCGTCTTCTTAGATACATGTTTGAAGTGAGTGGGCAAGAGTGCAACGAGGCTTGCGATCAGTGGCTCGAATGGGAGGCCACAGATCTCCAGGTAGGCCCCTCAATGTGAAACAACAGACTTTTCAGGTTTGTTGCCAATCTGTTGCACAACACACTAAAGCCTCCTAAAGatgtaaattattttcattCCCGAGTCTGCACATTCTCGCCTGCAAAATCCTCTTACCGCATGCGCTTCGGTGTGTCGTTGCCACCAGAGCGGATTTCAATTgtgtaaataataatcatttaattGTGCTCTCAGACTTAGCAAGGAGTAAAAGTCATTTTCCTCTGTTGTAACTATTGTCTGTTGTCTGATTTGTGCAGCCTGCCCTGCTTCAGGCGCTTCACATGGCGGTGCTTCAGGGGAAAGAATCGGAGGTCCCTAAAGTCCTTGCAGGCCCTCTCAGCTACTTGGACCAAAGCTTGACCAAGGCGACCACATCTTATTTAACTGCGGTAAAACATACCGGTCCTCCTTTAAGATGTATATGCTATTTTTCTCAAAGAGTGCCCTTTTTCTAATAGACACCATACAAGGTTTTGAGGTTACAATCGGtgcacaatgaactagtttgtgcagcGGTGCAAGAAGGCCATAGGAACAGAACTTCGGTGTAACCATACAACTTGGTCTAAATATACATCTCTTTTTCCTCCTCAGAATAACAataacaggtgtgtgccatAACTAGGGAGCCTCTTTAACACAAAGAACATGCACAATAGCCATATCAGAGCAGAAGCCATAGATCCCGGGGGTTTATCAGCctgtgccttttacacagaacctaGCAATCTGTGCTGGCTTTTACGCAGCAGCACAACATCCCACAGTCAGCTCTCTGTGTGCGGCTGTTTGGGTCTGGTGTGATGCATGtcattgctttcaacacatcaGAGTGGAAGACGTTGGAATTCGGCATTCGAATCTTACATACAGGCAGATAATACCTCAAGGTGGAAAAATGTGGCTTTTACAGGCCGAATTAAAAAGAGCTTATCGCATACCACCATATGTCATGGTGGATGTCTTTACCACAAAATATACACTGCCTGGGGCccagacatggcatctgtaaaacTAAAGTTCACTGTGACATTTACAGAGAGAGCGCTGTTGCATTTTGGGGCAAAAGCTGCTAAACTttcccacatccatccattttctataccacttgttgtggttgagctgcagcctttcttAAATGACTTTTGGTGCCAGTCAGTTCCtggacacagacaaacaaccattcacactcacgttcgcATCTACAGACaattcttcaatgaacctaattgCATTAGGATAAAAATGGCATTCTTCTTCATTCTTCGAGTAAATGGAACAGGCCACTCATCAACGGAGGAAAAATTATATTTGCAATTTACTTTAATCCTTACTGAGATGTAAATGTGTGATTGTAATAGGCGATTCTAAAATGATTGTTCCCTGTGTACTGTGTGCTTTCACTGcagtcagttttgtttttgtttgtctcagGATGTTGTTTCGGTCGCTGATCTTGTTGTTTGTGCCGCGCTGCATCCGATTTTGTCCGCATCATCGCTCGCTTCGGGTAAGAATTAACATTGTGTTTAGACGTGtgtatttcattcattatttcaAATCAGGTTGTGTTAATGTTCCCTCCCTCAGAGCGATTGTAAAATGTTTAGATCTGCATGAAATTTCACCTTAGATAGCgcttaaatgtttaatcattgtattttgttagctATGCCTTTCCCATACTTAATTAAATATACATGTTCCTTTTCTGATTCTATTTCCTTATCCCTCTCCCTTGCGTTTCCCAGGTGAACACACGTCCGTGAAGGTTTGGTTCGACCGTTTGGCCGCCTCACAGAGCTGCGTGTCGGCGTCTCATAAAGTGCTGCAGGGAAAAGGCCTGCAGGCGATGAAGAGCTTCATGCAGAGGCAGCCTCCGCCGCAGAGCGGCCAGTGCAGAGGCAGCGGGCAGGTCTGCAACAGCGGCCCTGTTGAGGTATCCGCcagataaatataaataaataaaataaaccaatagaaaataaagagaaaaaataataataataataaaataaacctttAGACTTCAAGGAGTCGCATTAGGGGTGCTGTTGTGATATCTACGCTACAGTGCCCCGCATAATCTGTCAACAGAAATATCTCAGAAAGTGAATAGGACAttgggaaaatgttttctttaggCGTCGAGATAATTAGTTTTGTTTaacagtgaatgtgttctctgtGTTTGTTTAGGGTGAAGAAGGGGAACATGCGGTGTCACAGGAAGAGATGGAAGCTGCTGCTCTCACTTGGCACAAGGGTTTAAATTCCTCCTCAGCAGCCACAGACAGACGTCACCCAATGTATGTTATTAAATTTGTTACACTATTCTACAAGGTTCTCTTTAAATTGATGACTCCTTCATTTTTCCTTCAGTCTGCCGCAGGAAGGCAAACGAAACATCCTGTTGACCAGCGCGTTGCCCTATGTCAACAATGTACCCCACCTGGGCAACATCATTGGCTGTGTTCTCAGCGCTGACGTCTTCTCCAGGTGCACAAGAGGGAAAGAATACAGGGGGTCCACGCCTTATGACTGTATTGACAAACGACGTTTTTGAGGTTACGGACAACGTGCAATTAACTAGTTTTGACAGCGGCATAAGAATATGTGGTCACGTGGCTCCAGAAGACATGCTAGGTTACTAGAGTACATACTAgttttccatttgattgttttatatttatggcctgcaagtgttttcatacaaaaattccctgtaattatgacttctgCAATAGCGTAGGTTAGCGATAGAGTATGGTGCGTTCCGACACTGaaatttgggttacgtcgcTGCTGAATGACACTCTGTTGTAAAACCCCTGTATACATATAAATAGGCCAGTTGCTGCAGTGTCCTGTGTATCACATGTAGTATGTACTACCAATTTATTCAGCAAGAAACCTCTCCTTTTCAATGTTGCCTTCTGCAAGGTACGGCCGACTGCGAGGCTGGAACTCTCTGTTCGTGTGCGGCACAGACGAGTACGGCACGGCCACGGAAAATAAAGCTCGCGAGGAAGGCCTGACGCCGCAGCAGATCTGCGACAAATACCACGCCATTCACGCCAGCATCTATAAGTGGTTCCAGATTGACTTTGACTTCTTTGGCAGGACGACTACCGAGAAGCAGACGGAGTAAGTTACAAGCAGGCTTTCATAGTCTAATAACATAGCAACTTCTCACTAAAATTAGTTCAGTTTATGTCAGTTTAATGCTTTTCTTTATTTCCAACATTAAGATTGACATTCATGAAAAGGCATTTTGTGTGTTAGAAAATGCTCTAACAAAGTCAAATAAACATATGCAGCGTACATTTTCAAGGaagttcaataaaaatacactatCAGCGGGAAAGCAGATTTCGACACGGCACGAAAAAATTCAAGAAGaaaggcaaaaagaaaaatgctagtCATGTTATAGGTGCTGTGCATGCTAGTGAAATTTCATGAAATCTGTTGTAAAATCTGTATGATTCTGAATATGTAGTGAAAATGTTTATAGTTTATTTTGCCAACATGAAGCCTATTTAATTTAGTTTGCCTAGGATGTAGATACTCAGatattcatttttcaaatcatGTAATTTTTGGGTGATACCCTGCATATATTATAATGCTAGAGAGAAGCTAAACAAAGAGGTCACAAGTCACAACACTGCAAGGTCCTGACCTGAGCAGGATGCTGGTTTGACACTGTTTAGTTTATGTATGAAAATAGGTTTTACGCTGTTATATAGATTATGTAACATAAGATTATCGTAATCTGGGCAGGATTCTGATGTTGAACGTCTCGTCCCCTCAACCATAAAATCTCCTTAATAACTGAGTCAGTCTCAGTGCAGAGTTGTAGTCTGCAAGTtaccttgctttttttttttttggtcttcatTTGTAGCTGCAATTTCTGTGGTGTTAAGATAAAATTTATTATACAGCAATATTGTGAACAAAAAGGAGACAGAGCAGACATATTAATCTGCAACAGCACTGCAGAAGACATCAGGCGCTGTGTGAATTAGAAAACAGCCCAAAGACTGAAAGACCAGAGTGGATTCATGTAAAGACCTTGCACATTTTGATCCAACCATAAGCTCCCCTCCCCCCGTAACACTTAATAATCGCCAAATTAAACCCTTTCATATTTCTTTTCTTGAATGGTTTCTCTGTCGGTAACGATTGCTCTTAGTTGGCGGTTCCCTGTCTGGTCTGTCTTAGACTGAATTTGTACTCAACTGTCCACCCAAATGTTTGTCACTCAGGATAGCCCAGAACATTTTCTGGAGGCTCCACAAGAATGGCTTCCTGGTGGAAGACTTGGTGGAGCAGCTACGGTGTGAGCAATGCCAGCGTTTCCTGGCTGACCGTTTCGTCGAAGGCACCTGCCCCCACTGCAAGTACCCGGACGCCCGTGGCGACCAGTGCGACAAGTGTGGGCGACTCATCAATGCAGTGGAACTCAAGGTGAGCTCTTTTGTTAATGACTTTGAGACTGATGAGGTGTGATCGACCTATTGCTGTAATATTCACTCTAGATACTGCTAAACTGATGGTTATGTCccattttgattttgataaTCGCGATTTTAGTTTGTGTGAATATAAATgcctgtttgtctatatgtgccctgcgattggctggcgaccagtccacggTGTTACACCGCTTCTCTCTCCAATCTCAGCTGAGATCAACTCCAGCTCAACTCTCACCGGAACGAGCGTTATAGAACAGGGATGGATTGATGTATTGAATGAAGCTGTCTGtctgtccctttttttttttaggcaccTCACTGTAAAGTCTGTGGACAGACTCCAGTCATCCGCTCGTCCAAACATCTTTTCCTGGACCTGCCAAAGGTACAAGTTGCATCGCTCATAGTCCCATTTTGTGTCAAGTTTCTCTgtaaaagcagcagcagcactgaaagtcttttttttttttaatttctttttttttttttttaattgtgtataTTCTCCAGTTAGAGGCTCAGTTGGAGCACTGGCTGGACAAGTCCACCGGCAACGGAGACTGGACTGCGAATGCCAAACAGATCACTCGCTCCTGGCTCAGGGATGGACTCAAACCTCGCTGCATCACCAGAGACCTCCAATGGGGAACGCCAGTACCTCACCCGGACTTTAAAGAAAAGGTCTGCTttttctctcaccaaggctggGTTAACACTGCaagtccaagtgcccaattcgGATTTAATGCCAttatccgattttttttttttttactgattacATTTCCAACATGAACATAATGCCATGTTGTGCTGACACCATGGAAATAAGcaatacaataatacatttaaaatatgtttatttgaCAGCATGTCTTTCCCAGTTGTGCTACTTGGGACCAAAGGATCTGactcacttgaaccatgcagtgtaaatccaccCCGTGTGTGCAAACATAACGTTACAATGTTTTCTTCACACGCATTTGCAAATGGGGTCACTCATGACTcttttgccacttcttcttcagGTGTTCTACGTGTGGTTCGACGCCCCCATCGGTTATGTCTCTATCACTGCCAACTACACAGACAAATGGGAACAGTGGTGGAAGAATCCAGATCAGGTAAGGCAGTCTTAAGCACTGAGAGTTTGTCTTGATTCAGCTCAACTATGATAAACTTCACATTTTGTTGGGAGACTTAAGATCTTCTAGATAGAAAGACGCTTTAGGCGTCAGTTAACTAGCGTCTACTTGTTCATTAAAAAGACATAAGATCCAacagataaaacaaaaaaagcaacatccATCATTTGCCCTCATAATCAATGCCTGCATGCAACATCGACTCATCTCATCTCTCTCCATCTAAAACCCCAGGATTgagctgtgagtgtgtgtgtcagtgtgtgtttaGGGTGGGGGCTGGGAAGCGCTGATAAGTCCTCTTTGAACGGGATGATCTCACGATGATCTAATATGATGTCATCCTCACGTTGCAGTGTTGTTTATGTACCGCCAGGTGGAGCTGTACAACTTCATGGCCAAGGACAACGTGCCGTTCCACAGTGTGGTGTTTCCCTGCTCCCTCCTGGGAGCTCGGGACAACTACACACTGGTCAATCACTTGATTGCCACCGGTACGCATTTGTAATAGCAACCATTAATACTTTCATTACATATGACATTAAAAATTCAAAGTGTGATGAATTATTCATGCTACAACTTGTGTGCAGAATATCTGAATTACGAAGACACAAAGTTCTCCAAGAGCCGTGGCGTCGGCGTGTTCGGCGACATGGCCAAGGACACGGGTATCCCGTCCGACGTGTGGCGCTTCTACCTGCTCTACATGCGTCCCGAGGGGCAGGACTCTGCCTTCTCGTGGGCCGACATGGCTCTGAAGAACAACTCGGAGCTGCTCAACAACTTGGGCAACTTCATTAACAGGTCGGTCGCTAAAGAGCTGAATGAAGGAGTTATCAACAACATGGTATCTCAAGGGATTTCATTTGTGGAGTGGGTCTGGAAGCATGTTTCTCGCACATTAAGAAACCAACTGAACCCCACAAGCACAAGGTGACGGAGGCTAGGGAAAAACTCCCTCGAAGGGATAAACCTTGAACAGACCTGAGGCTCGGCGTGGGGTGGTCGTCTGCCTCGATCAGTTAACTTGAGATTGAGTGATAAGGGAGAAAGCAAGCAGAGATGTGGAGAAATAGGATAGAGCAGGTTTGGcaaaatttgttctcaagcaccacatttgattttgaaaacagacagatgggttcggtcatttgtagatgaggcaaaaaaaaaaaaagtaccaattatttattgagataaatgaattttaaaaataatacatacattttaattaagcaGTTTTAGGGGGAAAAGCAGCTAAATGAATGTCACAAATATTTCTGGATTCGTGATCATGTTAATGCTCGGAGGAAAAGTGGGGCTTCTGCccactttgcccacccctagGGGCGGAGGGATTGCAGCAGGGATAAGGAAGCAGTGTGAACAACATTAATTGTGTTGGCAATAATAATGCCAAGATGACTAATAGTATAATGGAATTGTGACTGAATTTAATTATAGCAGCTCTGTAAGCCATTGTTGGCTGCACTTCTAGAAGGGGGGAAAAGAACAACTATTGTAGTAGGAGTGCTTTTGTCTGTTGCGCCGGAAGCAGGAGCACCAGCTACAACAGTGAGAGGTTTTTGACGACAGAAATGAACGGAAAAAGTAAAAGAGAATGTCTAACTGGACACCATGTTAAAGCGGGTGGTAATCAGATATCTAGATGACATGGAAAAAGAGTACACGGGTACAGCAAGCGCGTACAATTCCTGCGTAACCCCGAACAGTAAGTCGGCGGAGACAAGTTTCCAACCCGCGGTGGTCAGAGGTGTGAATGAACCCATGTTGCCCATCTCAGTCCATTGTTGCAGATGTAAAACGAGAGAATGTCTGAAGTCCATCAACAGTGAAATAAAACAAGTAATAGTTGGCCATCATAGAGCGAGAACATGTTGTAACTGACCAATtaagaatgttttctttttggtaAAATGCACTGCTGCTTCGTTCAGTCGACGTGAAATCAAAAGGAGGGTAATTTGCTTAAAAGATGCAGTCCAATTAGGGACAGATTGTTGGAGATGTAACTATTTCAAGAGATTCTCCCTGTGTTTGGTAAATATGTTTGGGATGGTGTAATATCACACCCAATTATACTGCCTtttaatggctttaaaaaaatagattggGGTTAAATCCCACATCAAAGAGGTTTCCCTcagatttttgtaattttttttccaaagcacCCTGATCTTCAAAAATTGTTCTCAGGCAGCAAGTGTTGATGCCTAATTGCTTTAAAAAGATCTTAAACTGCA from Phycodurus eques isolate BA_2022a chromosome 10, UOR_Pequ_1.1, whole genome shotgun sequence includes:
- the mars1 gene encoding methionine--tRNA ligase, cytoplasmic isoform X3, whose protein sequence is MGGHRSPGRPLNVKQQTFQPALLQALHMAVLQGKESEVPKVLAGPLSYLDQSLTKATTSYLTADVVSVADLVVCAALHPILSASSLASGEHTSVKVWFDRLAASQSCVSASHKVLQGKGLQAMKSFMQRQPPPQSGQCRGSGQVCNSGPVEGEEGEHAVSQEEMEAAALTWHKGLNSSSAATDRRHPILPQEGKRNILLTSALPYVNNVPHLGNIIGCVLSADVFSRYGRLRGWNSLFVCGTDEYGTATENKAREEGLTPQQICDKYHAIHASIYKWFQIDFDFFGRTTTEKQTEIAQNIFWRLHKNGFLVEDLVEQLRCEQCQRFLADRFVEGTCPHCKYPDARGDQCDKCGRLINAVELKAPHCKVCGQTPVIRSSKHLFLDLPKLEAQLEHWLDKSTGNGDWTANAKQITRSWLRDGLKPRCITRDLQWGTPVPHPDFKEKVFYVWFDAPIGYVSITANYTDKWEQWWKNPDQVELYNFMAKDNVPFHSVVFPCSLLGARDNYTLVNHLIATEYLNYEDTKFSKSRGVGVFGDMAKDTGIPSDVWRFYLLYMRPEGQDSAFSWADMALKNNSELLNNLGNFINRAGMFVSKFFDGCVPVMELLQEDKKLLAVVGWELEQYIQLMDKVKIRDGLKHILNISRHGNQYIQVNEPWKKIKGGDAERQRAGTVTGVSINVACLLSVMLLPYMPAVSQTIRDQLNAPHSCVSAILRGTGAFTRVLDAGHHIGTVSPLFQKLEVEQIETLKKRFGGQQLEDVPPNKKVPTPNAASPQSAAMPPITAMEVNAGVDPEKSRQLTQAVAEQGEKVRALKAQKADKSVITAEVSKLLELKKQLALAEGKSPEPAPVKGKK
- the mars1 gene encoding methionine--tRNA ligase, cytoplasmic isoform X2; this encodes MKLFVSEGNPHCLKVLAALEVAGVRCEVQFVNHEEKVVPFLSRPSLPALLLPNGQHLFGPNAICRYMFEVSGQECNEACDQWLEWEATDLQPALLQALHMAVLQGKESEVPKVLAGPLSYLDQSLTKATTSYLTADVVSVADLVVCAALHPILSASSLASGEHTSVKVWFDRLAASQSCVSASHKVLQGKGLQAMKSFMQRQPPPQSGQCRGSGQVCNSGPVEGEEGEHAVSQEEMEAAALTWHKGLNSSSAATDRRHPILPQEGKRNILLTSALPYVNNVPHLGNIIGCVLSADVFSRYGRLRGWNSLFVCGTDEYGTATENKAREEGLTPQQICDKYHAIHASIYKWFQIDFDFFGRTTTEKQTEIAQNIFWRLHKNGFLVEDLVEQLRCEQCQRFLADRFVEGTCPHCKYPDARGDQCDKCGRLINAVELKAPHCKVCGQTPVIRSSKHLFLDLPKLEAQLEHWLDKSTGNGDWTANAKQITRSWLRDGLKPRCITRDLQWGTPVPHPDFKEKVFYVWFDAPIGYVSITANYTDKWEQWWKNPDQVELYNFMAKDNVPFHSVVFPCSLLGARDNYTLVNHLIATEYLNYEDTKFSKSRGVGVFGDMAKDTGIPSDVWRFYLLYMRPEGQDSAFSWADMALKNNSELLNNLGNFINRAGMFVSKFFDGCVPVMELLQEDKKLLAVVGWELEQYIQLMDKVKIRDGLKHILNISRHGNQYIQVNEPWKKIKGGDAERQRAGTVTGVSINVACLLSVMLLPYMPAVSQTIRDQLNAPHSCVSAILRGTGAFTRVLDAGHHIGTVSPLFQKLEVEQIETLKKRFGGQQVPTPNAASPQSAAMPPITAMEVNAGVDPEKSRQLTQAVAEQGEKVRALKAQKADKSVITAEVSKLLELKKQLALAEGKSPEPAPVKGKK
- the mars1 gene encoding methionine--tRNA ligase, cytoplasmic isoform X1 translates to MKLFVSEGNPHCLKVLAALEVAGVRCEVQFVNHEEKVVPFLSRPSLPALLLPNGQHLFGPNAICRYMFEVSGQECNEACDQWLEWEATDLQPALLQALHMAVLQGKESEVPKVLAGPLSYLDQSLTKATTSYLTADVVSVADLVVCAALHPILSASSLASGEHTSVKVWFDRLAASQSCVSASHKVLQGKGLQAMKSFMQRQPPPQSGQCRGSGQVCNSGPVEGEEGEHAVSQEEMEAAALTWHKGLNSSSAATDRRHPILPQEGKRNILLTSALPYVNNVPHLGNIIGCVLSADVFSRYGRLRGWNSLFVCGTDEYGTATENKAREEGLTPQQICDKYHAIHASIYKWFQIDFDFFGRTTTEKQTEIAQNIFWRLHKNGFLVEDLVEQLRCEQCQRFLADRFVEGTCPHCKYPDARGDQCDKCGRLINAVELKAPHCKVCGQTPVIRSSKHLFLDLPKLEAQLEHWLDKSTGNGDWTANAKQITRSWLRDGLKPRCITRDLQWGTPVPHPDFKEKVFYVWFDAPIGYVSITANYTDKWEQWWKNPDQVELYNFMAKDNVPFHSVVFPCSLLGARDNYTLVNHLIATEYLNYEDTKFSKSRGVGVFGDMAKDTGIPSDVWRFYLLYMRPEGQDSAFSWADMALKNNSELLNNLGNFINRAGMFVSKFFDGCVPVMELLQEDKKLLAVVGWELEQYIQLMDKVKIRDGLKHILNISRHGNQYIQVNEPWKKIKGGDAERQRAGTVTGVSINVACLLSVMLLPYMPAVSQTIRDQLNAPHSCVSAILRGTGAFTRVLDAGHHIGTVSPLFQKLEVEQIETLKKRFGGQQLEDVPPNKKVPTPNAASPQSAAMPPITAMEVNAGVDPEKSRQLTQAVAEQGEKVRALKAQKADKSVITAEVSKLLELKKQLALAEGKSPEPAPVKGKK